A window of Loxodonta africana isolate mLoxAfr1 chromosome 3, mLoxAfr1.hap2, whole genome shotgun sequence genomic DNA:
GAGGCTCACCGAGTAAAAACATCAAAGAAGGAGATGAGGGAAGTAGAGTTGAGGAGAACAGAAGAGTCATGATAAGAGATCCAGAAGAAGCAGTCGCAAGGTAAACTTGACCAAAGAAAGTTTTGGAGGGTTGGTGAGAAGCAAAATTCTATGCGATTGTTGTtattaattgctgttgagttgattctgactgacaggAACCCCatacatgcagagtagaactgtattctgtAAAGCtttccaggctgtgatcttttggaaacaggTTGCTGGGCCTGTCTTTTGAGACTTCTTTGGGTaggtatgaactgccaacctttcggccaatgcatttgtgtcacccagggatttCTCCTCTGTGTTTAAGAAGCAAGATTTCTTTACTTCAATAGCAGCTCAAAAACCCAAGACCCAATTTTCTCAGCACTGAACATAAAGTATTCTCCTGAGAAGTCTTTGTAGAGCCCTCTTGATGTCCCTGTTCCTCAGGCTATAGATGAAGGGGTTCAGCATTGGGGTGACAACAGTGTATATCACTGAGGCAACCATGCCTTTCCAAGAAGAAGGTGATGCTCCAGAACTGAGATAAACACCAAGGCCTGTCCCATAGAATAAAGACACCACtgagaggtgagacccacaggtggAAAATGCTTTATACTTCCCATCAGCTGATGGGATTATCATGATGGAGGAGGCAATTCGAGTATAGGAAAAAACAATCCCTGAGAAGGGAACAATGCCAAGAAGGCCAGTCACTATATATAGCAGGATATGATTGgcaagtgtgtcagagcaggcAATTGTGATGGCCTGAGCAAGTTCACAGTAAAAGAGTTGAATTATCCAATTGGTGCAGAAGGAGAGCCGCAGCACCAACAAACTCTGCATTAGGGAGTACATCAAGCTGATGAACCAGGACACAAGAACGAGCAGACCACAGAGGCGGGGGTTCATGATAACCAGGTAGTGCAGGGGGTGACAGATGGCCACAaaccggtcataggccatcacagcCAGGAGAAATGTGTCCATGCCTCCAAAAACCATGAAAAAATACATCTGAGTGATGCAGCCTGCATAGGTGATGGATCTGTTCTGGGTCTGGATGTTCACTAGCATCTTTGGGATGGTGGTGGAAGTGAAACAAATGTCAGTCAAGGACAgattggagaggaagaagtacatgggggtgtggaggtgggagtcAGAGATGATGGCCAGGATGATGAGCAGATTTCCAAGCACAGTGACCACAAACATGGACAAGAATGTTCCAAATAAAATTGGTTGATGCTCTGGGTCCTGGGAAAATCCCAGGAGGAAAAATTTTGAAATGCTTGTTTGATTTTCTGGTTCCATGTTGCCAGTAGTTCAGCTAGCAAATTGAGGAGGGGAAAGAACATGAAATAGACACTGGGTAGACTCCACATTCTCCCTACTTTATTTCTTCAAGTCAAGAATTAAGTATAAAAGCTTTAACATTACAAAATTTAGGAATCCTACTTTCTGTCATTTTTTGCATACAACATTTCATAATGTTGGCTAAATCTTGTCCCTTGGCCTCTGGGACACTCACTTATCCCCTTTATCTCTGGTCTACAGTCACCGAATCTACTAATTTGAGGACAACATTGAACCTTGGAGATAAAATGGTCCACATTCACTCTAACACACATATGGAATGTGAGGCCCAGTGAACCTTAGTAACTTGTTCCAAGTCATCTGCCTTCCTGGAGGCAGAGCTGTAACTTAGAGGAGAATAAATAACCATGTCTGAGTGGTGAAGAAATGTGAGAAAGTATTGCAGGATGAGTAGGATTTAGGTTTGTTTCTCAGAGTGAGgaggggaccccatgtgttacagagtagaactgctccataagcttttcttggctgtaatatttacagataaTCAACCTTGCTTTGATGGACAAAACAAGGGGTCTGGCTGCTGCAGAGTTTGTTCAGAGTTCCCGGGATTCAAATGCACTGCAATGATTACTTCTTTCATAAACTGCCATCTGGGATTGCAGTAGCAGTATCTAAATTATTATACAAATGGGTCATGATATTGTGAATAATAATAATCACCATAAGAAGAAATTACACATTGTAtggttccatttacatgaaatgtccagaataggtaaatccagaGACAGAAATCAGATTCACAGTTTCTAGGGGCtgagagaagagggaggagggattTGGCTGTTTAACAAGTATGAGGCTTtagtttggggtgatgaaaatgttttaaaactacATAGAGATGGTGGCTGCACAACATTATGAATCTattaaaagccactgaattgttcatTTTAAAGTGATTAATTTGATGTTATATGAATTttactccaattaaaaaaaaaaaaaaagatgaaatttcCCACACATTCAAAACCTTCTATCTTAGAATCAGGGGTTAGAGCTTAGAGGTTGGGAAGGTCATTTGTCATTTATATAGGTTGTTCAAGTAGTTCAGAAGCTAATACTTAGCCAGTCCTAAAGAAACACTTCACCAGAAATAGCTCTGGGACTTTTTCAATGATTGACAAGCAGCCTAGTTTGACTAGCTTACTTTGGACTCATCAGGAAAAAAACAATtgttagaaaagaacatcatggttggtaaagtagaggtccaaCAAAAATAagggagaccttcagtgagatgggatgacacaagagccacaacaatggactcaaacataccaacggtcATGAGGATGGTACGGGACtaggcaacatttagttctgttacatataagggCACcaagagttggagccaactccatgtCAACTAAAAACTACAGCAAGTCTTAGCTGTTGGGGGTAGGAAGATTAATGCTGTGGTGTTTGCCCTTAGGAAACCTCCCTTTCAGAGTTAGAGACAGATGCAGAAACAGGCCAGTGTAGTACAATGAGTTAAATGCTAACATAAGTGTGATCTGAAGAATGGAGTGCAGAGAAGATGCCCCAATTCCAGGGAAAGATTCCTggaggaagaaacacctggtgaagAGTTATCAGGTAGAGGGTTGAGTGGGGGCTTTTCCAGcagtgtatatataaaaaaaaaatagcaaaggaAAAGTCTAGGAGCATGAAGCAGTATGGCACAGAGCACTCTTAGCAGCTTGCAGTTGCTAAAACACAAAGTGAGAAATGGAAATGGTGAAGAATGTGGTTGGAGAGATGGGCAGGGATCACATCTCTGGGAAGCCTTGAAGAGAATAATGGATACAGGATGGGAGCTGTGGAGGGGCTGCAGCAAAGGAGCAGCATGATCCAACTCACAGTGTTCTCTTGTGCCTGGAGTAAAAGATAGAGTTAAGGCAGGGAAAACTAAGGGCCAAGGGAGGGATGGAAAATTCTCAGATAATTGAAGGAACAATTcttttattttacagaagagaaatacAGGCCAGGAGAGGTGAAGAAATGATACCAGTTTTTGCTAGCATTCTGTGTTTAAGGATGAGACCTGACACCCAAGCAAAATCAAGGCCAACTATGGGAAagggtggagtccctgagtggtgcaaggaGTTAAGCAtctgactactagccaaaaggttggtggttgaaacccacctagaggcatcttggaagacagacctggtgatctacttctgaaaggtcacagccatgaaaacagcagttttattctgtatgcatggagtcaccatgagtcagaataaactcaacggtatctaacaacaacagcaatgggaAAGGGACATGCAAGTTCCAATATCACCTGGAATGTTCTCAGAGCAAAAGGAGAGGATGTCAATAGGGGGGAAATGTTGGACTTGCCTATGTCCTTTGCCTTCCTCTCTCAGCCACCTCACCCCAATCTTTATACGCCACAGCCCAAGATACTAGTGAACACAAATTTCTCTCTTAAGGTCTCTGGTAGGAACCATGGATAGAGGTgaggaaggagggggaagggaaAGACCTTTTGGAAAAACAAGAATAAATTCCCAAGCAAATGAGAGTAACAGAGAAGATATCAGAAAAGATTGGTCTAGTCTCTGGAGTCCTTGTGCCAGGTAATAGGAGAAAAGAACTAGAAGAGATCAAGACTCTTTTATCAGTACCTGGGGGAAACTCAGAGTGGTCACTATATCACTAGACAGTGAGGTTCAGAGCAGTGCTATGGCATCAAAGAGTGGCTTGGGGGTTGATGCCCTCTCTCACAATCTCTGTCAACCATCCAATAATATCAAAAGAAGTGAAAGCTTGCTATGCAAGCAAGTATTCtagccattctcccttctaagcaATTAGCCTCTGAAGCCCCTTCATAGGTAGGATTGTCCCTGCCCTATGCTAACAATAGTCAATGCCCTTTCCCCCCAACCATCCTTTTCCCTCTTTCCCACAACACTTACTGGACTATGTAAGCTTGACAACATAGACCCACCACAGGGGCCAACTCTTCTGAATCTTGTTGTCTTATGGAGAATGGGTAATGAAGACCATAGATCTCCCACCGAGAAGAGCAGGGAGACAGAGCCAGGAGTGTGGTATAAGGCTTGGCTGATTTCTCCTGGAAATGGCATGAGTGTCTTGGGTCTGGTACATTGGAGCCTTGGTGACTATAAATTGATGTGTTACAGGTGACCCTAGGGGCTGAATGCCCTCTGAAGCTTATTAGATAAATTGGTCAATGGATCAGTTTGCC
This region includes:
- the LOC100661640 gene encoding olfactory receptor 7D4-like encodes the protein MEPENQTSISKFFLLGFSQDPEHQPILFGTFLSMFVVTVLGNLLIILAIISDSHLHTPMYFFLSNLSLTDICFTSTTIPKMLVNIQTQNRSITYAGCITQMYFFMVFGGMDTFLLAVMAYDRFVAICHPLHYLVIMNPRLCGLLVLVSWFISLMYSLMQSLLVLRLSFCTNWIIQLFYCELAQAITIACSDTLANHILLYIVTGLLGIVPFSGIVFSYTRIASSIMIIPSADGKYKAFSTCGSHLSVVSLFYGTGLGVYLSSGASPSSWKGMVASVIYTVVTPMLNPFIYSLRNRDIKRALQRLLRRILYVQC